In the genome of bacterium, the window CGCTCAAAGAAAACGAAAAAGAAATCGAAGCGATTAAGGATGAGTTGCGTGCTATCCGGGCGAAGCAGGAGGAAAACCTCGAAAAAATTGCCAAGATGAAGAAGGCCGATGCGGCCGCTAAGATCATGGAAATGACTGAGAAGGAAATTAAGCATGACCTCACGGAACTTATCGAGAAGCGTAAACGCGAAGCAAAAGAACTTGCTGATCATAATGCGACCGAGATCATGGTCGAGGCGATGGAACGGATGGCGACCGAAGTTGCGACTGAGCGTGTCGTGACGACGGTGCCGTTGCCGAGCGATGACGTGAAGGGTCGCATTATCGGGAAGGAAGGACGAAACATCCAGGCGCTTGAGCGAGCGACGGGTGTTGATATTCTTGTCGACGAAACACCAGGAGTCGTCGTAGTTTCTGGCTTTGACCCAGTGCGTCGGCAGGTGGCTCGCGTAGCGCTTGAGAAGCTCATCAAAGATGGCCGGATCCATCCGGCTCGTATCGAAGAGGTTGCCAAGAAGGCTCATGGTGAGATCGAAAACGAGATCAAAAAAGCCGGTGAAGAAGCTGGTCGCGAAGCTGGGGTAGTTGGCTTGCCGCCAGAGATCGTGCGCCTCATGGGTTCGATGAAATTCCGTACAAGCTATTCGCAGAATGTGCTCAAGCACTCAGTCGAGATGGCTCACCTCGCGGCGATGATTGCCGAAGAAGTTGGAGCGGATGTACGTATTTCTCGTCGCGCTGCCTACCTGCACGACCTCGGTAAGGCTGTCACGCATGAGATGGAAGGTAAGCATCATCACTTGACGCGCGTACTTCTCGAGAAATACGGGCTAGATGAGCCAACTATTCATGCTGCAGAAGCCCATCATGACGACATCGAAGCTACCACACCAGAGGCTGTCATCGTGCGCGCGGTGGATGCACTCTCGGCAGGTCGTCCGGGCGCTCGCGGTGATAGTGTTGAAAACTTCGCTAAGCGCATGACTGATCTAGAAAACATCACCAAGACGTTTCCGGGACTTGAGAAGGTCTATGCTATGTCGGCCGGTCGCGAGATTCGCGTATTTGTGAAGCCTGCGGAGATCGATGATCTATCGGCGATTCGACTGGCGCGAGATATTGCCAATAAGATCGAAGCAACACTCAAATATCCAGGTACGATCAAGGTGAATGTGATTCGTGAGACTCGGGCTGAGGAATATGCCAAGTAGATCACGTGAGTAAGTAGACTTGTGCAATACAGTTTGATGCATTACCATAAGCGAGATACTATTAGCACATAAGCTCTGATCAGAAAAAGATCCAGAAGGAAAGATACTATGCCGCGGAAAACATCAAAACAAACGAAGGGCCCACGACCAATACGTTCGGGGAGGAATGCCGTAAAGCGCACTCCTAAAGCTGATGTTAGTATTACGAGACGCACCATCAATGAACCAGTTTGGATCTGGGTTCTTATAGCAGCTCTGATTATGTTTATTGTCTGGTATATATGGGCATGGCTGACACCTAGCGCTCCGTATGTAGGTTAGACAGCGTTGAGCTCGAAACCCATCGTAGCTCAATACCTGGACTTACAGCTAAAAAAAGACTATAATTATCCCTTATGAAAATCCTCCACATAGGTGATGTAGTGGCTCGGCACGGTCGACGTGTCGTCCAGAAATTACTCCCAGGCTTGATAGAAGAGTATGGGATTGATTTTGTGATCGCCCAGTCTGAGAATATGGCGACTGGCAACGGCTTAACAGTCAAGGCTGTGCAAGAACTACAAAAAGCAGGTGTAGATTTCTTCACTGGGGGTAATCATAGCTTCAAGAAGCCAGCATTTGATGAGCAGTTTAATGACGCTAGCGTGCCTGTTGTTCGCCCGGGCAACTATGCACACGACAAGCCTGGTCGTGGTCATGCCGTGATCGACACGCCCTATGGAAAGGTGTTGATCGTGAATGTGATTGGCAATCTCTACAATGGTCTCGAGGTCGACAATCCATTGCAGTATGTCGACGAAGTACTCGCGAGATACGAGCACGAAACATTTGCCGCTCGCATTGTGGACTTCCATGCTGAGCTTACGAGCGAGAAGATCGCACTCGGCTATTATCTCGATGGGCGAGTGACGACGGTGGTCTCGAGTCACACCCATGTACCGACCGCTGATGCTCGAGTGCTGCCTGGCGGGACTGCGACAATCTCTGATCTTGGTATGACTGGACCGGCGAATGAAGTATTAGGTGTTAAGAAGGAAATCATCATCGAAGTAATGCGAACTGGCAAGATGCGACCTTTTGAACGGCCAGAAAAGGGACCGGGTGTCTTGCAGGGTCTCCTGGTGGATGCTGATCCGACTACAGGCAAAGCTCGTTCGGTAGAGCAGGTTTTAGAATCTATCGATATATAATCGCTAGCGTTTTACCGTAGGCTTGATACAATAAGTTTAAGCTATGGAAGAGCTCGAAAAGTCGATCGAAAAAACCCTCGAACAGCCCGTCAAATGGTCGCGCATTCGTCGCTTCTTCAAGCGGCTTGGTCCAGGCTTGGTAACCGGAGCGG includes:
- a CDS encoding YmdB family metallophosphoesterase, which produces MKILHIGDVVARHGRRVVQKLLPGLIEEYGIDFVIAQSENMATGNGLTVKAVQELQKAGVDFFTGGNHSFKKPAFDEQFNDASVPVVRPGNYAHDKPGRGHAVIDTPYGKVLIVNVIGNLYNGLEVDNPLQYVDEVLARYEHETFAARIVDFHAELTSEKIALGYYLDGRVTTVVSSHTHVPTADARVLPGGTATISDLGMTGPANEVLGVKKEIIIEVMRTGKMRPFERPEKGPGVLQGLLVDADPTTGKARSVEQVLESIDI
- the rny gene encoding ribonuclease Y, whose translation is MDPITIGAVIVALAAGVGAKTVYDQTQTKAKKGEASKIIDEAKAKAKEEVLKAKEDAVKVLEDAKAEEKKIRERLDEAEKRVANRETSLDAKFSELERKSDALKENEKEIEAIKDELRAIRAKQEENLEKIAKMKKADAAAKIMEMTEKEIKHDLTELIEKRKREAKELADHNATEIMVEAMERMATEVATERVVTTVPLPSDDVKGRIIGKEGRNIQALERATGVDILVDETPGVVVVSGFDPVRRQVARVALEKLIKDGRIHPARIEEVAKKAHGEIENEIKKAGEEAGREAGVVGLPPEIVRLMGSMKFRTSYSQNVLKHSVEMAHLAAMIAEEVGADVRISRRAAYLHDLGKAVTHEMEGKHHHLTRVLLEKYGLDEPTIHAAEAHHDDIEATTPEAVIVRAVDALSAGRPGARGDSVENFAKRMTDLENITKTFPGLEKVYAMSAGREIRVFVKPAEIDDLSAIRLARDIANKIEATLKYPGTIKVNVIRETRAEEYAK